Proteins found in one Palaeococcus ferrophilus DSM 13482 genomic segment:
- a CDS encoding 2-oxoacid:ferredoxin oxidoreductase subunit beta, protein MYLKPSYEIRDKYLRKDMLPTIFCPGCGIGSVLQYTLRAIDELGWSQDEVVWVSGIGCSSRVPGFVDFDGLHTTHGRALAFATGIKMARPDLKVIAFMGDGDSASIGGNHLIHAIRRNLDVTVILINNFTYGMTGGQVAPTALKGLKGTTAPYGNFENPFDISQLAVAAGANYVARWSVFNYIQGMNSIKKALQKKGFSLVEFLSPCPISFGRRNRMKTAPELIRWYQKITVPINKAKKLPPEELEGKILIGEFVDRDRPSLDEEYEAYKKRAKKIAGWEE, encoded by the coding sequence ATGTACCTTAAACCTAGCTACGAGATTAGGGATAAGTACCTCAGGAAGGATATGCTTCCCACAATATTCTGCCCCGGGTGCGGTATAGGTTCCGTTCTCCAGTACACTCTCAGGGCTATAGACGAGCTCGGGTGGAGCCAGGACGAGGTTGTTTGGGTGAGCGGTATAGGATGCTCCTCGCGCGTTCCCGGTTTCGTGGACTTCGACGGCCTGCACACCACCCACGGGAGGGCACTGGCCTTTGCCACGGGAATCAAGATGGCGAGGCCCGACCTCAAGGTCATAGCCTTCATGGGAGACGGTGACTCCGCTTCAATCGGTGGAAACCACCTCATCCACGCCATAAGGAGGAACCTCGACGTTACGGTGATACTCATCAACAACTTCACCTACGGAATGACAGGCGGGCAGGTCGCCCCTACCGCCCTCAAGGGTCTAAAGGGAACCACCGCCCCCTACGGCAACTTCGAAAACCCCTTCGACATCTCACAGCTCGCGGTAGCTGCGGGGGCTAACTACGTCGCCAGATGGAGCGTCTTCAACTACATCCAGGGCATGAACAGCATAAAGAAGGCCCTCCAGAAGAAGGGCTTCTCCCTCGTTGAGTTCCTCTCACCCTGCCCCATCAGCTTCGGAAGGAGGAACCGCATGAAGACCGCCCCGGAGCTCATCCGCTGGTACCAGAAGATAACCGTCCCCATCAACAAGGCGAAGAAGTTGCCTCCGGAAGAGCTCGAGGGCAAGATACTTATAGGTGAGTTCGTGGACAGGGACAGGCCCAGCCTCGACGAGGAGTACGAGGCCTACAAGAAGAGGGCCAAGAAGATAGCGGGGTGGGAAGAATGA
- a CDS encoding 2-oxoacid:ferredoxin oxidoreductase subunit gamma, with protein sequence MRKEILIGGFGGQGVILASVIIGRAAAVYEGLYAVQTQAYGPESRGGASRAEVVISDEPIDYPKALSPDYLVLLSQEAYDKYLPLAGEGATVVVEEELVPHRNVDLERELKVHALRLTEIAEETTGLSLTMNILTIGFLVGLTGVLSRNSVEKAVLDAVPRGTEELNLRALHRGFELGEKAKNGEL encoded by the coding sequence ATGAGGAAGGAGATTCTCATAGGTGGCTTCGGTGGACAGGGTGTCATCCTCGCGAGCGTCATTATAGGCAGGGCCGCGGCCGTCTACGAGGGCCTCTACGCGGTCCAGACTCAGGCCTACGGGCCGGAATCGAGGGGTGGGGCCAGCAGGGCAGAGGTGGTTATAAGCGACGAGCCCATTGACTACCCCAAGGCCCTCAGCCCGGACTACCTGGTTCTGCTCTCTCAGGAAGCTTACGACAAGTACCTCCCGCTCGCGGGCGAGGGTGCCACCGTTGTGGTCGAGGAGGAGCTCGTCCCCCACAGGAATGTGGACCTCGAGAGGGAGCTCAAGGTGCACGCCCTCAGGCTCACGGAGATAGCGGAAGAAACCACGGGGCTCAGCCTCACGATGAACATACTTACCATTGGCTTCCTCGTGGGCCTCACGGGAGTTCTAAGCAGGAATTCCGTTGAGAAGGCCGTTCTGGATGCTGTCCCGAGGGGTACGGAGGAACTCAACCTCAGGGCACTCCACAGGGGTTTTGAACTCGGCGAAAAGGCCAAAAACGGGGAGCTTTGA
- the gltA gene encoding NADPH-dependent glutamate synthase, translating to MARKKPKLIKERVPTPEVPVEERVKSFVEVNLGYDFASAVKEAERCLQCPPEYAPCIKGCPVHINIPGFIGKLVEHRDDPHKAVKEALRVIWNDNTLPAVTGRVCPQEEQCEAPCVMGKVGDPINIGKLERFVADYARKHGIEEELLCEFNEQCTGEGGKVAVVGAGPAGLTAAGELAKMGHKVTIFEALHKPGGVLIYGIPEFRLPKEILDKEIAKLKELGVEIKLDHVVGKTVTLEELLEEYDAVFIGTGAGTPKLLNIPGILLGRIYSANEFLTRVNLMKAYLFPEYDEPVAIGKKTIVIGAGNTAMDAARSALRMGSEVTIAYRRGREDMTARIEEIHHAEEEGVKFEFFLNPVEFIGDENGRVKAVKFEKMRPLEERDKRGKRKIVGTGEYVTLEADTVIIAIGLEPNRIITEEATGLKVNPDGTLIVDENLMTSIPGVFAGGDAIRGEATVILAMGDGKRAAKAIDEYISSKKNA from the coding sequence ATGGCCAGGAAAAAGCCGAAGCTCATTAAGGAGCGTGTCCCCACCCCGGAGGTTCCGGTCGAGGAGAGGGTGAAGAGCTTCGTCGAGGTCAACCTCGGCTACGACTTTGCATCCGCAGTCAAGGAGGCGGAAAGGTGCCTTCAGTGCCCGCCCGAGTACGCGCCGTGCATCAAGGGGTGTCCCGTCCACATAAACATCCCCGGCTTCATAGGGAAGCTCGTTGAGCACAGGGACGACCCCCACAAAGCCGTTAAGGAGGCCCTAAGGGTTATATGGAACGACAACACGCTCCCTGCCGTCACCGGGCGTGTCTGCCCCCAGGAGGAGCAGTGTGAGGCCCCGTGTGTCATGGGCAAGGTTGGAGACCCAATAAACATAGGTAAGCTCGAGCGCTTTGTTGCGGACTACGCGAGGAAGCACGGTATAGAGGAGGAGCTCCTCTGCGAGTTCAACGAGCAGTGCACCGGGGAGGGAGGCAAGGTTGCCGTCGTTGGAGCGGGCCCCGCTGGTCTCACAGCTGCGGGAGAGCTCGCCAAGATGGGCCATAAGGTGACTATCTTCGAGGCACTCCACAAGCCCGGAGGAGTCCTCATCTACGGCATCCCGGAGTTCAGGCTTCCGAAGGAGATACTCGACAAAGAGATAGCCAAACTCAAAGAGCTCGGAGTGGAGATAAAGCTCGACCACGTGGTGGGAAAGACGGTAACTCTCGAAGAGCTCCTCGAGGAGTACGATGCGGTCTTCATAGGAACCGGAGCGGGAACGCCGAAGCTCCTCAACATCCCCGGAATCCTTCTCGGAAGGATTTATTCCGCCAACGAGTTCCTTACCAGGGTTAACCTCATGAAGGCCTACCTCTTCCCCGAGTACGACGAGCCCGTGGCGATAGGGAAGAAGACGATAGTCATCGGCGCCGGCAATACAGCCATGGACGCGGCGCGCTCAGCCCTCAGGATGGGAAGTGAGGTTACCATAGCCTACCGCCGCGGAAGGGAGGATATGACCGCTCGTATAGAAGAGATTCACCACGCGGAAGAGGAGGGCGTTAAGTTCGAGTTCTTCCTCAACCCGGTGGAGTTCATAGGCGACGAGAACGGCAGGGTCAAAGCTGTCAAGTTCGAGAAGATGCGCCCGCTCGAGGAGAGGGACAAGCGCGGCAAGAGGAAGATAGTCGGAACCGGAGAGTACGTTACGCTTGAGGCAGACACCGTCATCATCGCCATAGGCCTCGAGCCAAACAGGATAATCACGGAAGAGGCCACCGGCCTGAAAGTCAACCCCGACGGAACCCTGATCGTTGACGAGAACCTCATGACGAGCATCCCCGGTGTCTTCGCAGGTGGAGACGCCATAAGGGGTGAAGCGACGGTTATTCTGGCCATGGGCGATGGAAAGCGGGCCGCGAAGGCAATAGACGAGTACATAAGCTCGAAGAAGAACGCCTGA
- a CDS encoding sulfide/dihydroorotate dehydrogenase-like FAD/NAD-binding protein, with the protein MGYKITKKENLSAIDFFMEVEAPHVARSWKPGQFVVLITDEKGERVPMSVYYAEDGKIGMFIRRHGVTTLKLWHEFHVGDELLSVTGPLGKPIEVKNYGNVVFASDAVCAQAESYATLKAMKEAGNYTIAIQSFENRDNVYPEKFLAKPVADEHYLTTDDGSVGIKGHYLDVLKELIEKDKVDIVFAGGKLGSLKKLAELTRPYGIPTIVTVRQIMVDGTGMCGSCRILFDGQIKFACRDGPMFDAHKVDWDDVIKRDARFTELQNLAKERYIAKLKEKGVI; encoded by the coding sequence ATGGGATATAAGATAACAAAGAAGGAAAACCTGAGCGCCATTGACTTTTTTATGGAAGTTGAGGCGCCGCATGTGGCCCGCTCATGGAAGCCAGGGCAGTTCGTTGTTTTGATAACCGACGAAAAGGGCGAAAGAGTCCCAATGTCCGTTTACTACGCGGAGGACGGAAAGATAGGCATGTTCATAAGGCGCCACGGGGTCACGACCCTCAAGCTGTGGCACGAATTCCACGTTGGAGATGAGCTCCTCAGTGTGACGGGCCCGCTCGGAAAACCGATTGAAGTGAAGAATTACGGCAACGTTGTTTTCGCGTCAGATGCCGTCTGCGCGCAGGCCGAGAGCTATGCCACGCTCAAGGCTATGAAGGAGGCCGGCAACTACACGATAGCCATTCAGAGCTTCGAGAACAGGGACAACGTCTACCCCGAGAAGTTCCTGGCGAAGCCCGTGGCCGATGAGCACTACCTCACCACCGACGACGGGAGCGTCGGCATAAAGGGGCACTACCTCGACGTTCTGAAGGAGCTGATAGAGAAGGACAAGGTGGATATAGTCTTCGCCGGCGGAAAGCTCGGCTCGCTCAAGAAGCTCGCTGAGCTAACGAGGCCCTACGGAATCCCCACTATCGTCACCGTCAGGCAGATAATGGTTGATGGAACCGGGATGTGCGGCTCGTGCAGGATACTCTTCGACGGGCAGATAAAGTTCGCATGCAGGGACGGGCCGATGTTCGATGCCCACAAGGTGGACTGGGACGACGTGATAAAGAGGGACGCCCGCTTCACGGAACTTCAGAACCTGGCGAAGGAGCGCTACATCGCCAAGCTCAAGGAGAAGGGGGTGATCTGA
- a CDS encoding zinc metalloprotease codes for MELVGITFITNLLDSKIMDEGVIYRIYEKTNEYLDMNDIHDIRLVLLRNTTIDRVYLMKIHSPNGPMRAYPLNVLVDTLYHRLLEEREDLLWKREENILEKKSRNLPEVYDSDRFKFNKIIGIVSFPLVDRNNYFGYFEKFLGVQKRIGDKSIMVLSMLPFLSVNGEIFAERIAKGILHEIGHAFGLDHCEEDCPMHPPARIEDWDERSPFFCPKCLTELKRNAGWI; via the coding sequence ATGGAACTTGTTGGCATAACCTTCATCACGAACCTCCTCGACAGTAAAATCATGGACGAGGGTGTGATTTATCGAATCTACGAGAAAACCAACGAGTACCTTGACATGAACGACATCCACGACATCCGGCTCGTTCTCCTAAGGAACACGACGATTGATAGGGTTTACCTAATGAAAATCCACTCCCCAAACGGCCCCATGAGGGCGTATCCCCTCAACGTGCTGGTTGATACGCTCTACCACCGCCTCCTCGAGGAGAGGGAAGACCTGCTCTGGAAACGAGAGGAGAACATCCTCGAAAAGAAGAGCCGGAACCTCCCGGAGGTTTATGATTCCGACCGATTCAAGTTCAACAAGATAATCGGGATTGTCAGCTTCCCCCTCGTTGACAGGAACAACTACTTCGGCTACTTTGAGAAGTTTCTGGGCGTTCAGAAAAGGATAGGCGACAAGAGCATAATGGTGCTCTCCATGCTCCCGTTCCTGAGCGTTAACGGTGAGATATTCGCGGAGAGGATAGCCAAGGGCATACTCCATGAGATAGGCCACGCCTTCGGGCTTGACCACTGCGAGGAGGACTGCCCCATGCACCCCCCCGCAAGGATAGAGGACTGGGATGAGAGGAGCCCCTTCTTCTGCCCCAAATGCCTCACGGAGCTGAAGAGAAATGCTGGGTGGATTTAG
- a CDS encoding glycosyltransferase family 2 protein, translating to MLGGFRISVVIPAYNEAKRIGNVLAKIPPFVDEVIVVDDGSTDNTSEVARGFGVEVIRIEPNQGKGRAMRAGIEKATGDVVVFMDADGQHRPEEIEKLVMPIVEGEADFVIGSREIKAQGKRPLIRKLSNFLSTSLIRLKLGVEVHDTQSGFRAVRREFLPEIESKRYEVETEMLIKAVKRGARIKEVPVERIYGIETGHFRFEDILRFLHTLLKY from the coding sequence ATGCTGGGTGGATTTAGGATAAGCGTGGTCATTCCCGCCTACAACGAAGCTAAGCGTATAGGGAACGTGCTCGCTAAAATCCCTCCCTTCGTGGACGAGGTTATAGTGGTTGACGATGGCTCCACGGACAACACTAGCGAAGTGGCCAGAGGGTTTGGCGTTGAGGTGATCAGGATAGAGCCCAACCAGGGCAAGGGTAGGGCCATGAGGGCCGGCATCGAGAAGGCCACGGGGGACGTGGTGGTCTTCATGGACGCAGACGGGCAGCACAGGCCGGAGGAGATAGAGAAGCTGGTAATGCCCATAGTGGAGGGGGAGGCCGACTTCGTCATCGGTTCCAGGGAGATAAAGGCGCAGGGGAAGAGGCCCCTCATCAGAAAGCTGAGCAACTTCTTGAGCACCTCCCTCATAAGGCTCAAGCTGGGCGTTGAAGTCCACGACACCCAGAGCGGCTTCCGTGCCGTGAGAAGGGAGTTTTTGCCCGAGATAGAGAGCAAGCGCTACGAGGTGGAAACGGAGATGCTCATAAAGGCCGTAAAAAGAGGGGCGAGGATAAAAGAAGTGCCCGTGGAGCGCATCTACGGTATAGAGACCGGGCACTTCCGCTTTGAGGACATCCTACGCTTCCTCCATACGCTGCTGAAGTATTAG
- a CDS encoding DMT family transporter, which translates to MSGLNGRSKIIASMLIWGSVGIFARFSTLDGLSLAFLRVLIGSGMFLLFSLRDGEWLRRAFSSVRPKIGQVFLLGLALALNWAFFFSAVLYTTIAKATLIYYLAPILVVLLAGLFLGERITWERLFYVGMAFLGALMIVLQEKPSLSSSDFLGVLFALAGAFFYALVTLLGRHLRDVESDALTFFQLVFATMVLAPLALWRGLSLTPRALAVSSLIALLHTFLALLIYMAGLKEVEAGEAALLSYLDPLSAVLYAFLIFGEVPTAMTLAGGALILLASFFGSRR; encoded by the coding sequence GTGAGTGGCTTGAACGGCAGGAGTAAAATCATAGCCTCCATGTTAATCTGGGGAAGTGTGGGGATATTCGCACGCTTCTCAACACTGGATGGGCTCAGCCTAGCGTTCTTGAGGGTGCTTATTGGTAGCGGGATGTTCCTCCTCTTCTCCCTCCGGGACGGGGAGTGGCTTAGGAGGGCGTTTTCCAGCGTGAGGCCCAAAATCGGGCAGGTATTTCTGCTCGGGCTGGCGCTTGCCCTCAACTGGGCCTTCTTCTTCTCGGCCGTCCTCTACACCACCATAGCCAAGGCGACGCTCATCTACTACCTCGCCCCTATCCTCGTGGTTCTCCTCGCGGGCCTGTTCCTCGGCGAGAGGATAACCTGGGAAAGGCTCTTCTACGTGGGGATGGCGTTCCTCGGGGCGTTGATGATAGTCCTCCAGGAGAAGCCGTCGCTCTCGAGCTCGGACTTCCTCGGGGTGCTCTTCGCACTGGCCGGAGCATTCTTCTACGCGCTCGTAACCCTCCTCGGACGGCACCTTAGGGACGTGGAAAGCGACGCCCTGACGTTCTTTCAGCTGGTGTTCGCCACCATGGTACTGGCTCCCCTAGCGCTGTGGCGCGGCCTCTCGCTCACCCCAAGGGCGCTCGCCGTTAGCTCCCTCATAGCGCTGCTCCACACCTTCCTGGCCCTTCTAATCTACATGGCCGGGCTCAAGGAGGTTGAGGCCGGGGAGGCTGCCCTCCTCAGCTACCTTGACCCTCTAAGTGCCGTCCTCTACGCTTTCCTGATCTTCGGCGAGGTGCCGACGGCAATGACGCTCGCGGGGGGTGCCCTCATCCTGCTCGCCTCGTTCTTTGGGAGCAGGAGGTAG
- the priS gene encoding DNA primase catalytic subunit PriS, translating to MSELFREVSKRERRLYYSREWNAKKLPEFIRSTMEGREFGFDHTGEGPSDRKNVFHDLRDLEDYVKTTAPYAVYSSVALYDFPERMEGWLGAELVFDIDAKDLPLKRCSHESGRVCPICLEDAKELARDTLTVLREDFGFEEVHVVYSGRGYHIRVLDPWALELDSKGREKILAYIAAAREPGFDDIRSKRIMLSSGYPRVFRLRFGYFLRRASENHLRNAGLSRTQIKAIMEHREEIYENFVRKALLTAFPRGVSYKSLMKLFSLSSTFSKAYFDGKVTIDVKRILRVPSSLHSKVGFITTYIGQREEELERFNPFRDAVPGFRKREVEKAYGEWLERQE from the coding sequence ATGAGTGAGCTCTTCAGGGAAGTCAGCAAGCGCGAGAGGAGGCTCTACTACTCGAGGGAGTGGAACGCGAAGAAGCTCCCTGAATTCATCCGCTCCACGATGGAGGGCAGGGAGTTCGGGTTTGATCATACCGGCGAGGGGCCAAGCGACAGGAAGAACGTCTTTCACGATCTTAGAGACCTCGAGGACTACGTGAAAACCACCGCGCCCTACGCGGTCTACTCATCGGTTGCGCTCTACGACTTTCCGGAGAGGATGGAAGGGTGGCTCGGTGCGGAGCTGGTGTTTGATATTGACGCCAAGGACCTGCCCCTCAAACGCTGTTCCCATGAGAGCGGCAGGGTCTGCCCGATATGCCTTGAGGACGCCAAGGAGCTCGCGAGAGATACGCTCACCGTACTGAGGGAGGACTTCGGCTTTGAGGAAGTACACGTCGTTTACTCCGGCAGGGGCTACCACATCAGGGTTCTCGACCCCTGGGCACTCGAGCTCGACTCGAAGGGGCGCGAGAAGATTCTCGCTTACATAGCAGCAGCCAGAGAGCCCGGTTTTGACGACATACGCTCGAAGAGGATTATGCTCTCCTCTGGCTACCCCAGGGTCTTCCGCCTCCGCTTCGGCTACTTCCTCAGGAGGGCGAGTGAGAACCACCTCCGGAACGCGGGTCTCAGCAGGACCCAGATAAAGGCGATAATGGAGCACCGGGAGGAGATTTATGAGAACTTCGTGAGGAAGGCCCTCCTCACGGCTTTCCCGAGGGGTGTGAGCTACAAGAGCCTTATGAAGCTGTTCTCCCTCTCATCCACGTTCTCAAAGGCCTACTTCGACGGGAAGGTCACGATAGACGTTAAGAGAATTCTCCGCGTACCGTCGAGTCTTCACTCGAAGGTGGGCTTTATAACGACTTACATAGGCCAGAGGGAGGAGGAACTGGAGCGCTTCAACCCATTCAGGGACGCGGTACCGGGGTTCAGGAAGAGAGAGGTGGAAAAGGCCTACGGTGAGTGGCTTGAACGGCAGGAGTAA
- a CDS encoding COG2426 family protein, producing MDGAFYVFLLSLVPTFEGRYAIVYGIGRGYPVGEMLILAGTGVALLSFFLPMLLPLIDWVMLRLEGTFLDGFARFYLRYVERVRIKAHPYVERWGFIGLVIFVAVPLPGTGVWTGSLAAYIFGMERKKTAAALLIGGLLSMAITLLPSLGIRAI from the coding sequence GTGGACGGGGCATTCTACGTATTCCTCCTATCACTCGTTCCGACGTTCGAGGGAAGGTACGCGATAGTCTACGGCATAGGGAGGGGGTACCCCGTAGGCGAGATGCTAATCCTTGCGGGAACCGGCGTAGCGCTTCTCTCCTTCTTCCTCCCCATGCTCCTCCCCCTGATAGACTGGGTCATGCTGAGGCTCGAGGGGACCTTCCTCGACGGCTTCGCGCGCTTCTACCTCCGCTACGTTGAGCGCGTTAGAATCAAGGCGCATCCTTACGTGGAGAGGTGGGGGTTCATAGGTCTCGTAATCTTCGTTGCCGTCCCCCTGCCGGGAACTGGCGTCTGGACAGGCTCTCTAGCAGCCTACATCTTCGGGATGGAGAGGAAGAAGACGGCGGCGGCCCTCCTCATCGGGGGCCTCCTGAGCATGGCCATAACACTCCTCCCGAGCCTCGGGATTAGGGCGATATAG
- a CDS encoding DUF4097 family beta strand repeat-containing protein, giving the protein MIEVYEREYRVDVSELEIENVNGRISVSGYDGEAIKLRVEKSWGLLGSEPRVKVRKEGKSLKIFSKASKGINIGIAGSKVNFELLIPRRVTVRKAANVSGAIEVKGVEHCVKVGTVNGPIKVEAGRVESVKAVNGKVRVRTGKLLGDVKTVNGTIEVYAKDVEGHVHVGTVNGDITIHLDRGTNVRVEAETKNGAVVSEIEGLKVEDRGAPLGPRKAALLLGKGDNTLEVKTINGRISISEWPQTD; this is encoded by the coding sequence ATGATAGAGGTCTACGAGAGGGAATACCGTGTGGATGTTTCGGAGCTTGAGATCGAGAACGTTAACGGGAGGATAAGCGTATCGGGCTACGACGGGGAGGCGATAAAGCTCAGGGTTGAGAAGAGCTGGGGCCTCCTCGGGAGCGAGCCCCGTGTAAAGGTGAGAAAGGAAGGGAAGAGCCTGAAAATATTCTCAAAGGCCAGCAAAGGCATAAACATAGGCATAGCCGGCTCAAAGGTGAACTTTGAGCTCCTCATCCCCCGGAGAGTTACCGTCAGAAAAGCCGCCAACGTGAGTGGTGCCATAGAGGTAAAGGGCGTTGAGCACTGCGTTAAGGTGGGCACCGTCAACGGCCCTATCAAGGTTGAAGCAGGGCGCGTGGAGAGCGTGAAAGCTGTTAACGGGAAGGTAAGGGTTAGGACAGGAAAGCTTCTCGGGGACGTTAAGACCGTTAACGGGACGATAGAGGTCTATGCGAAGGATGTGGAGGGGCACGTGCACGTAGGCACCGTAAACGGCGACATAACAATCCATCTCGACAGGGGGACTAACGTGAGGGTCGAGGCGGAGACAAAGAACGGCGCAGTGGTCTCTGAGATTGAGGGGCTTAAGGTGGAGGACAGGGGCGCACCCCTCGGGCCCAGGAAGGCGGCGCTGCTCCTCGGGAAGGGGGACAACACCCTCGAGGTGAAGACCATAAACGGAAGAATTAGCATATCCGAATGGCCCCAAACCGATTAA
- a CDS encoding FecCD family ABC transporter permease: MRRLALLALISVASIFFGVAFGSVSVPISDAFYYVVRGATAEISSFLSRLFGIAAVTPPGGPNYAIIWNIRLPRVLLAYLVGVSLASAGTASQALFKNPLGDPYILGISGGASVGAAFMALYAPRYIGLGALVGALAAVYVVYSVSRVDGHVPVDTLLLAGVAFGFFASALTSYLLYVRAESIHYAVFWLMGTFSTATWGDVGLVALSTSIGVLALSLTWRELNLLLFGEESIAMGLDVGTYRKVVIFLISLLTAFAVSTSGIIGFIGLVSPHAMRTIFGPNHRRLLPASALFGGALTVFADLIARVVSAPAELPVGIVTAMIGAPFFMYLLVKRKRGELYA, translated from the coding sequence ATGAGGAGGCTCGCGCTACTCGCCCTGATATCAGTGGCCTCGATATTCTTCGGCGTTGCTTTCGGTTCGGTTAGCGTTCCCATTAGCGACGCCTTCTACTACGTCGTGAGGGGGGCCACGGCCGAGATAAGCTCATTCCTAAGCCGTCTCTTCGGCATTGCCGCCGTTACGCCTCCCGGGGGGCCGAACTACGCAATAATATGGAACATCCGCCTTCCGAGGGTTCTGCTTGCCTACCTCGTCGGGGTGAGCCTCGCCTCCGCGGGAACCGCCTCCCAGGCCCTCTTCAAGAACCCCCTGGGCGATCCCTACATCCTCGGCATAAGCGGTGGCGCCTCCGTGGGTGCAGCCTTTATGGCCCTCTACGCCCCGCGCTACATCGGACTGGGAGCTTTGGTGGGTGCTCTTGCGGCAGTTTACGTGGTATACAGCGTTTCCCGCGTGGATGGCCACGTTCCCGTTGATACGCTCCTTCTCGCGGGGGTTGCATTTGGCTTCTTCGCCAGCGCGCTCACATCCTACCTCCTCTACGTTAGGGCGGAGAGCATACACTACGCCGTCTTCTGGCTCATGGGGACGTTCAGCACCGCCACGTGGGGAGACGTTGGTCTCGTTGCCCTCTCAACCTCCATCGGGGTTCTCGCGCTCTCCCTCACATGGCGCGAGCTCAACCTCCTCCTCTTCGGCGAGGAGAGCATCGCCATGGGCCTCGACGTTGGAACCTACCGCAAGGTCGTGATATTTCTCATCTCACTGCTCACGGCTTTCGCCGTTTCCACGAGCGGCATAATCGGCTTCATCGGCCTTGTGAGCCCCCACGCAATGCGCACAATCTTCGGCCCCAACCACCGACGGCTCCTTCCAGCGAGCGCCCTCTTCGGGGGGGCCCTGACGGTTTTCGCCGACCTGATCGCGAGGGTCGTATCGGCCCCCGCCGAACTCCCCGTGGGGATAGTCACCGCT